The genomic region tatatggattccgtgaggaccaaccctgacagacttcgctcttctcagcaacacaaggtgcaaggacaactccaaaggactcatgatggagaatgctgtctacatccagggaaagaactatgaagtatgaatgcagattgagggacacttcatgctcgcctttctCCGCACCccctctttttttgtctcttttgcttttgtttttggcttttttttttggttctgtttcttctttctcatgattcattccattggtcataattcttctccacaacttgactagtgtgtaagttaattcaatgcgaagttatacgtggaggTTACATGGGATTCCatgtcgtcttggggagggaggaaagaaaatctggaactcaaaattatgtagaaccaagtgttgtaaactaaaaattaaaaatacataaataaagcGAAAAAAATGCCAATGATTTGGGAATTTCATTGGGgtttgagggaggggaagaataagAATAAACTATAGGCAAGAGATAGTGtttataaagtttttattttcattttcttaaaaataacatcttatttacttatatgtatgtgtatgtacttgTTTCCTTAGCTTCTTAAGTATTAGGCAGATAAAGACAACACAAGGCTGTGTTCCCGAGGGGGGGTGGGGGACACACAAGGAGGGGGcgccagggaaggggaagggaaagaggggctCTGTAAAGCTGATCCGCCGGATGCTTCAGTGCCCGCTCAACGCACACACACATTCTAacacttggtttttcctttttgtgattTTCATAAAAACATCTAAAATTACTGAGATATACAGTGTTAGCACTTAAATATACAGACTGGGATCCAAGCACTTGAACACAACTCTTAACTCTAAGGTCAGTTATTGCACATAAGACTGTTTGAATATGTTTCAGGCTAAAAGCAGTCCGCTCCTCTGGGAAGTCGATCATGATTTTGCACATCCATCCACCCTCCCCTTCCTCTATCCcttgggggaaaatattgcaTACCAGACCTTTCCAGGTGccccaatgccagggccttcCCAAGTGAGGCTGGGCAGCCAGTCCCTCTCTTCAAGGCTCAGGGTGAGGGTGAAAGAGGTGGGAGTCGGGCTTTGAGGTCAGCCCTAGTTTAAAAGTGTGAAATGTggctccacatacacacacatgtgtgcccCAAAGGCCCCATGTGTGGACATGGGTCAGTCCCATGCTCCTCTCTTCTCAAGGCTCTCTCAAACCTGGACCAAAAAGGGGAGCTCAGAGGGGTCCCTTTATGGCTCCTCCCTCGGGGGAATGAGAGACAAAGTGATTCCTGGGTATTCTCTCAACAAGGCACGagtcttctccccttcttcctcccatgCCCCCACTAAGTCTCATCCCAACCTCTTTGGCATCCATGGGCTAAAGAGACCAGATGAGGCAAATTACTGACTTTAAAAACACTGTTTGGGGATGTTTTCCATCTGACCTGCCTTGCCCTTCTGCAGCTGCCTGGGCTCCAGGCTTCCTCTCTCCACCACTGTTCTTTCAATCACCAAGGTCTTTCCCCCAGGGAGGCTGACCTTGCTCAGAGGCCTGGCAGCTGCCTTGCTACAGTGGGAATAGTCAGGTGTAGAAAGAGGGACATCGGGGTGGCCCCAGGGGCTCAGTGGGAGAGAACCAGATCAAGGCCCAAACTCTCTTTCCCCAGGGTGAGAGAATTTCTCCTCCCTcagctcctcccagctctggttCATGGACAAGGAAATGCCAGGCAAAGGTTCGATTTGGAAACCACTGGAAAGTAGAAGCCTTAAGCTTTCTCAAGCACAGGGACATATCAGTAGCCACTGTGTCCCCCCAGCCCCACCCATAGCAGTGAAGAATGACTACCCTGGGGAACCTCAGGTGAGAATTCAAAGGGAGGGCAACAGCAGGACCTCAGAGAGAGGAGAGTACAGGACGTCGGAAATATTCCCAGCGTCCAATATGGCGCCTTTTGCTTTCTAAAACATATTTACAAGGTTATATAAACGTGCACAACCAGAGAGAGACCCAGGACAAGCAGACACAGAGAGCACGAACCTCctcagggagagaggaggggaacagCAGGAGAAGGGGGACACAGGCCTTCCTGCCCTCTGACCCCCTCCCACCCAGCTGTCAGAACAAAGACTGAGGATGAAAGCAGTCAAGAGAACAGTCCGTGTTTGGgtccaggggtgggggagagagtaaCTGCAACCCTAAAGACACAGGAGGGTCACAGGTAGCTCAGGGACACATGAGTGGGCCCCTCGGGAAATGTAGGGGTGGCAGGGGGAACTTCAAACAAGCTTTCCCTGGACGTAGGGAGGGAGTCAATTGAAGAAGGTGATGGGGGAGTGGGTGGTATGGGGAGAGAGACAgccaggagggaagaggaggattcGGAAGGCAAGACACGTTTATTATCAGAGCTGAGCTACAGAGAGTGTCCTTTCCTATGGTACCACTGCGAGCAGTTAGCTGGGATGACTGGCATTTCGAAGCTTGACTCCTCCCAGGAAAGGAGTGAGGGGAGTCCCTCAGTGGGAGGACAGGAAGGGGGAATGTTGGGGAGGGTCTTTCAAAGCTGAGCTCAGCCCAAGCGATGGGACATGTAGGGAAAAGTCAAAGGTAGGCAACCCAGAGAGACATCAGTACAGGCctacccttcctcccctccacactCCCTCCCatgccacacatacacacacatacactcacacacactcacacactcacacacacagacacatactcAGCCTGGGGCTTCCACcacccacacactcacacatcCCACTGACTACccttagaaacacacacacagacacacgtgCACAGGCATCTGTGAGCACTGGGTGTCAGGATGGTGAGGACATGAGCAGGGAGCCTTTTCTCATCAATAGGAAAATTCCTTCAATTATAGGGGAACCTAACAGTGAGAAAAACACCCACGAGGGTGGTCCCCTCCCAGCCTGGTCTGTAACTTGTCCTAGGAGGAGCCTTTCCCAGGGGCCAGAAGCACATGGTTGTTGCTGGCTGGCGGGGCATCTTGGAGGGATCTTGCCCCAGGACCCtgactctccctttctccttttccccctgcCCTCTGATCTTCCCAGCGATGATGTTACCTATCTAAATGCCCCCATACCAAAAGCAGTGAATGAGAAGAATCCAGGCCCTTTGGTGCTCCAGTCAAAGGAGAAGGCCAGGCTACAGAGAGCAGGCCTCGAAGGAATACAGAACCAGCCTCATTATGGCCACTGCCTCTGACAAGAGCACCCAGGCTGCCTTCCCTCCCAGCCCTTCCCCCCAGAGTCCTTTAAGCTTCCTTTTGGCTCAAGTACCAGGTCTTACAGCAGGCCTCTCCTTGCTCCCCTAGGTGCTAATGGCATCCAACCCTAAAATTACTTTCTCTTTCCCTATCTATATTTGGAATACAGGTGTACATGTTAATTCCCTGCTCCCCCATTTGAATATAAAgtcctgtttgttttttcttcatctttgtatgcccaatgcctagagtatatagtaggtgcttaaaaacaGCTTGCTAAATGAATGGATGGGTAGGGGAGAGAGGatcgaggcccagagaaggcaaGAAAGTAAGATGTCTCCCTACCACCCACCACCCACATCTGGCCATCTTCAAAATTTGGTTCAAAAAACTGATATGGGATTGCCTGTTTCCATTGGtccaggaaaggaggaggaaattcTGATAAAGGGACTAGGGACATGCTCCAGGTATTTTAATTTCTATCCCCCAAAAGACCCAACATCCTCAATGTAAATTTATTGGGGCAACAAATCACCACAGGCCAGCTTTTGGGCAGAAACTGGGAAGGGCAGGGAGATGGAATTGCTTCCCAAAGAAAGCAGTCCTGGCTTTAAACTCCAGCTGAACCTTTAGGGAAAATCTCTGCTATAACAAGAGGCTAGGCCTTGCTCTGGCCCAAGAGGCCTTAAACCAATGATCTCCAAGTCAGAACTGCTCCAATCCTCAACCCAAAAGTATCTAGTCTTTCTGTGGAAGTGCTCCCAGTCCTAGGGACAAGGAGGTGGACACTGAGCAGCCATCCACAGGGACCTCAGCCCACCCCAGTGACACCTTTAGCACAGCTTTGTAAGAGCTGTTGGGTAGGCAAGACCTTCTCTTTACCATCAATCCTAAACTTCTTCCAGTAGCTGTGGGACCTTTTATCTCCTCCCCACACCCATCTCTCCACCACCTCTCCCACAACCTGGGCTGGAAGAAACTCTCTGGCTTTGCAAGAACCCAACTATGGGAAGGGTTCACTCCCAGCTGGAtggctttctcctcctttctgagACTAGTGACAATATGGTTGACAGTCTCGCTGCCAAAACAGCTCAAGAGTCATGGCCCCCGGTCTTTGGGAAGGATGCACACCCTGAGAACAATTTGCGTACTCCATCTTGGTGGACCACAGGACATTCTCCTTTGGAGCTAAGGCTGGTACCTCAGGCAAGTGGCTACTTGACCCCAGGATATGGAGGTGTTGAGCCTAGTATAAACAGCAGCCAGTAACTCCGGAGGGGacagggacagatagaatggacAGCAAtcacagggcaattggggtgaatgGGTGGGTCAACTTCTAGCTTTGGGTAGGGGTGTCAGAGTGTAGAGGAGGAAAGAGTATCACATCTCATTGACTGTTAatgtaatatttaaaaaaaaagaataagtgaaGGCTGGAGGCGACTTTTGGTGGTTTCGTTTGCCAGGAGGGGCATCATTCAATGACACTGCCCACAGCTGCAGGTCATGTACATGCTCACTTGTTGCacccatcacacacacatacacacacacacactccgcAAACATGCTGCACACTCACACGCATTCATTCTCCCCCACTGGAGTCAAGTTACATTCGACTGTGTTTTCCTGATCAGCTCACTAAGTTGCCCTGCTACTGCCCAGTTCACTGCCTTTTTGTCCCAGCTGTCAGTACCCcagcatccccctccccccaggcctcCCTCACTGGGCTTCTACCAGATATAGCCGCCATCATCTGCCTCGCCTGCctcgccctcctcctcctcagcttCTTCGCCGGCCTCCTccgtctccttctcctcctcgtCCTCCCAGCCAACGCCACTCCCAAAGTCCCCGGAGAACCCGACGATGTCATCTGTGGGGTGACAGCAAAGGGAATGGGTTAGAATTAGGGATCCCCAGCTCAGAAGGGAGGCCCAGAGAATCTCCTAATCTAGAAACCCTTCCCAAGAGTGGAGGAGCCTGGGGTCTTAGCGAGGGTGAAAGGAAGGGCCCCACCTTCCGTGCCAGAGCAGACTCCTCACTCAGGGACTGACAAGCGCCCCCCAGTGGGGCTCCAGacctctcctctcccagctcaCCACAGTCTGGGCTCCCGTGTATCCGGGTTCCCGTCAGTTCCTGACCCATCTGGTCCACACACCAGCAGTCACCACTGCTCTGGTCACACTGCATCTTTCTGTAGTAGCCGTCCTCATCACAGCTGGGGATGAAGATGCCTAGGAAAGGGGTGAACACAGAAGCGTTGGACCGGTCAATGGGACCTTTGAGAAGAGACTGTGTGACAGGATCATAGCAGCTGCTGGTATAGACGGATGTAACAGGAACCACAGGGGCATGTATCATCTAAATCAATCAACCACCAAGCATTTACTAAtggcctcctatgtgccaggactgtgctaagcagtgggacTACAGGGACAGAAGGGgaagagcccctgccctcaaggagcttctttCTATGAGGGTTGAGCACAGGTCACCTACAAGCACATTATGAAAAAGCGAAGGTAGTTTGGAGAAGGTCAGTCACTAGTGGCTGTGGGGAGAACAgaaggcttcatgtggaaggtaGAGGCTGAACTGAGGCTTAAAGGCCACTAAAGGACTCTgtgaaggagagggaggacattccaaaccctgggggcagctggcACAGAGACGCCACCTTAcatgggaggaacagcaaggaagctagTTTGTCTGGCCTGGAGGGTGCAGGAAGGAGGCTAGAGAGGCGGCTCAGAGCCAGGCTATAAGAGGTTTCCTTGACAGTCAAATGGAATTCCTATTTCACCTTAGGGTTAACAGGGAGCCGCTGGGATTTCTCCCAGGGCTCAGCACGGCCCATCTAGACAGCCAACGTTCCTCAAGGCTTAGAATACTGTAGTAATGagactaatcttcctaaaacagggAGGAGGGTGCAGCATGGTAGAAATGCCACTAAGTCAGGAGTCAAGGGGCCTGGGTTGGAGGCCTGGCCTTTCACTAACTGGCTAGGCAATCTGGGACAAattactttctctcttttctcttctgcagAGTGCTGGAGTTGAGTAAGATCGAGTCCTTCCTTCACCCGGGATCCAGgaactttttaaaagatattttgataaCAGACATAAATTCAACACATTTGCATCCTTTGGAATCCTGTGTGTCGTACTGCATACATTTAACAAccttgttctgagaaggggtcggGGGGCCCAGAGGTTGGTGGTACCAAGAAGgacttttaaaatcaggacttcAGAAGGAGAGAACTCTGGATCGCCCAAATATCTgtcattaataatcatttctctcaactgctatcatcctcattttgccAAGGAGGAAACGGATTCTCAAGGAGATGAAATGATGGCGCAGCTTCCCAGAGCTGGTCAGTatcaggacagatttgaacccaggtctttaagATGAGCCTTCTCTCTGCCGCCGCACAGAATTGTGTGGAGGGGCACTTTACGAGcctaaaaatactataaaaatgtaaTCACATttcacaggggaggaaactgagactgaggttaagtgactcactcagggtcacacagctcagagAGTCTCAGGGCAGACTTGAACTcggggcttcctgattccagatcagGCGtgctatccactgcgccaccagCTAGCTGCCTGTATCAAAGTCTACTGCCCACCTAACCAAGTCCAAACTCCTCTGGAATGGTCCTACCCGATTCAACCTAATCTCCTACAACTTTCCAATGCGAACCTCTCATTCGGGTCAGTCATCTGACCATCTCCCGCTTGTACTGACCCACTTCTATCTTTGCCATCATCCCTCTTGCTTCGAACGTCCTTCCTGCTCTCCCTTGTTCCCCCCTGCCTGTCTAAGGCAGCTAAGGAGCACAGTAGATAGATagctggggcctggagtcaggaagacccgagctcaaatccagcctcggacacttcctagctgtgcgaccttgggcaagtcacttaacccacctgcctcagtttcctcaattgtagaaTGGGGATCATGACCTCATCGaattgtcataaggatcaaatgaagtaatatctgtaaagtacttagcacagagtacTTAGCACGGTTCccgcacatagcaggcacttaagaaatgcttattcccttccctttccctatgCAGATCCCACTCATCCTTCAGAGCTTGGCTCATCTTCCACCAAACCAGCTCCAACCTCTCCATTCTACACTGACCTCCCACTGTGATGGACAACTAGGGCAGCTGTTcctattgagtcatttcagtcgtgtctgactctccatgaccccatttgaggctttGTTGGcagacaatggagtggtttgccatatccttctccagctcattttgcagatgaggaaacagaggcaaacagggttgagtgacttgcccagggtcacacagctggtaagcatctgaggccacatttgaactcaggtttttctgacttcaggcccaacactatggcgccacctagtggcccctaCTGCACTTGGCAACATTTAATTCATTTGCGCATATTAGTCATCTCAATTAGATTAGAAACTCTTTGAGGGCCGCCCCTTAGACGTTTCCTATTTATCCCCAGATAATCTTAACCAGGGTTAGACACCCAGCACGTGTCCAATACTCCTTAATTGGGTGGGGCTACATTTCCTcccacagaagaaaaacaaaagtgggCTTTCCTTCCTTCAGCCACCCCACACCAAAGCTCTTCCTGAGTGACCAGGGCCTTGTCTCTTGTCCACCGGGTGCTCACGATTTCCTTCTAAGAAGTCAGTCTCCTTCCGGCCAGGTACTCACCAGGTTTCTTTTTAGCGGCTTCCTGGATCTGAATCCTCTCCAGTTCAGCCAAGCAGGGGGGTTCTGAAGAGGACACAAGACACATCAACAAACAAttgtaaagcacctactatgtgcctggcactgtaagGTATGGGAGCTGTCCCAAAGGGGTGGGATGTCGTTATCACTGGTGACAAAGCTAATTGATAATAATAAGTAACCTGCTTCTAgggatgatgacaatgatagctAAGGTTTTTATAGCACTCACCAGGAGCCAGGCATTGAGTTAAACgctttaacaaatattttctcacttgagACTCACAAAAGGATCAGGTAAAGGGAAGTGCTGTTACCTtccccattttaccattgaggaaaccaaggcaaacagggttcagtgacttgtccaaagtcacacagctagtaagtatctgaggccaaatttgaactcaggtcttcctcactccaggcccagcactctatctgctgtgcccccTAGCAGCCTTGAAAGAATCTGCCAGATAATTAGGAAATGCCTTTATCTGGCCAGGTGAAAGTCCAAAAGGGAGAAAGATCACCTAAGAATTGACCGGATTGGCAAATGTTTTGTCTTTATGGCAATTTGCAAGGTGGGTTGGGTAGGTGGCCAAAGGGACTGGCCCCAAAGTTTCCAAGACCCCTTGACTTCTGGCGGCTCCTGTCCCTGCTCCCACCCTCAGGGCTAGGGCTCCGAAGGCAAAGGGCCCACGCACTCTCTCTCCAGAAGCAGAAACACCACTCAGCGGTGGAGACACGGCCGTCTTTGTAGGTGTCGCAGGAGTTGAAGAAGGGACGGATGCAGATCTCATATTTGTCCAGGTTGATGGCAGCAAGCTCAGACTGGTCCAAGAACAGGTCATTGCTCGTGTCCAGCTTGGAGAACATCCAGCCGATGGAGTCCTTACAGCTGGCCCCCAGGCTCTTGTCCAGCCCTGGGGAGAAAAGGGATGCTGTGGTTGGCCCCTGAAGCCACCCGCTGACCCTACCCCCACTCACTCACACCCCTCCATGTGCCCTCCACATCCCCCTCCCAGACCCCCCAGTCTTATTAAATGCCTCCCACCCTCTCCCATTTACCTCTGCTGGGAACCGCTTAAACACAAAGTGTGGAATCCTAGTGGACTCCAAGAGGCTTACTTCATCTACCCACCGGCCGCCTAACCTGTACAAAACCCACCATGTCCCTCATTcttcaagaaatcaaaacaactgctGATGTTtcaggcttgcaaagcacttttatgtgTCCGGACTAGTTTAATCtttgcaacaactctgggaggtaaatgctgcTCTTATACCCACTTTACAGACGAACAAACGAAGGGTCAGAGAGGTTagttaaagataataataatagctagcatttatctgtTGTtactcagtcgtgtctgactctttgtgaccccacttggggtttgatggcaaagatactggagtggttggccatttccttctccagctcattttacaaatgaagaaactgaggcaaacaagattaagtgaccagcccagggccacacagctagtgtctgacgccagatctgaactcaggaagatgagtcttcctgattccaaaccccagtgttctatccactgggccacctaggcGTCCTTACCACATGCTGGGTGctgtgcaaagccctttacaaatattatgacATTTGAGCCTAACAACAAACTCTGGGAAACAGATGCTGCTACAATCCCCATCTGATGGAAGAGCACACTGAGAGTCAGAGGGGCAAAGTCACTTATCCAGGTGGTGCAACTGGTAAGTATCTGGGGCCCGATTGgagcccaggtttttctgactaaACTCAGCAAACCCTGAAGAAAATGTGCTCTCCTTGATCACCTGTTTCATTGTCCAGTTCTCCCCACAGTTGGGCTGCCTCCCTCCAGCCACAGCTGAAAgctctttccttttattcctagATTTGGGTTCTCCTCTGAGGCTTGAAATGGGAGTGCCCCAAGGCAGcaggaggaaatggaggtgacACCTCCCAGTCCAGTCCCTGCACAATGCCCCCatgctttcctccctttctcctcccgtCCCCAGCACCATCCCATCCCGTACCGCCGGCAGGGTTGGCTCCAGCGCTGGCGGTGCCGTTCTGTTTGGAGTTCTCATGAAGGAGCTGAAACCAGTCCCGCAGCCGGTCCCCCAAATCCGCCAGGTCCTGCCCAGTACAGGTTTCTGCGGCCAACACAATGTATGAGTggaaacaggggtggggaataagAAGGGAGTGTGAATGGACATTCTCTCACCACGGGCTCCCTACCCTGCCAGGCGTCTCCACCTGTCCGACATTTTCCCCCTGCCCGTTCTCTAAGCCTGCCCCTGCCTCTTCCCTCAAACTCCGTCCATCACCAGTCCCATACCCCCCCCCAAAGAATTATCTCTCCTtcttgatattaaaaaaattcaggatttaaTCAAATTCAGGATTTTAGCCTCTACAATTGTGCTCATCAGCTACTCCTTCCAGGACTCCCAGGAAAAAAATTGCTGAAGGCCTGAATACAAGTTCTAATTTTGTGTTAATGCCAGTCCACCTGAACCTGGGGCTCCCCAGGCTTCCCAGGTCCCTCACCCTGAGCCATAAGCAAAAATCAGATTCAGTTGGTAAGGGTGGGGGGGTAGACAGAGAGAAGACCCAGGAAATTCTAAGGCTGGAGTGTCTCTGGGGGTCTTGGAGGGTCCGAGCTCTTTGAGAGGAGGTGCCTAGATAATCAGATAGTCTAACCAGCCTCAGGGAAGCAAGCCATATCGAAGGGCATGAGGAAGGTTGGAGGGTGACCTTCGGGAAGTGACCGAAGGGCAAGTAGTGGCTGGGCTTCTCCTACATCCAACTCTTCAGGTCAATACCCTGTGACAAAGCCCCTGTTGCCTAGTGCTGGTTACAGCTCTGTCCTCACCTCCCTTCTCCCTGTTTTCAATGCTCACCTACCATTCTTCTTCCTTTAACTTATCATTCCCTTTCATTAGTTCTGCTGGTCACGGATCCTTCCCACCCAAACGAGGCTCAAAGAGTCCTCCACTTCAGGATGATTCTGTCCCTATCTCCAGGATCAGACCGAGTCCTATGGAAGCAGAAACTGTCCCCTCTCTCAGGGAACAGGCCAGGTTCTGAGGACAGTGCACAatgtccctgacctcagggaaaAGGCTGAACTCTGGAGAGGATGGACGCTGTTGCTGTCAGAGAGCAGGCTGGGCCcgggagggatggagaggaagggggaagagggtgCCTCAGCTGCACTTACCTTGTTTAGTGTCTGTGGTGGAGGCTGGGGCCTGCTCCGTGGGGCAGGGACACTGACCCTCACACTTCACTGTCAGCTGCTTGCTGGTCAGGCAGGCCTGCTGTTCCAGTTTACACTGTACGGAAGGGAGGAGCCAGACAGCTGACCACTGAGCCTGGGATCCCAACCCTCCTACCCTGAGCATCCTTGGGCAAGATACTTCCCAAACCTGTCATTTCAACTACACCCATCCAAATAGGAAGAGAGCATTCCCAATACAGCAACAGGAGATTTGTCATTAGTGGGGATGGGTTGATGCTGAGCCATCCACACCCTCCCAACTTGTCTAAGCAGGGTCAACAAATTCAAAAGGTTGGCCTGGGGGAGCGGGTCAAGTCTGTGGCTGGGTTATAAAACAAAGCTAACTAGGCCCAATAGGTATCCTGTGCGGATTGGGGTTCATTAGTACGAGGCTCTAACACGGCTTGCTAGTCACAAACCAACCTGTCTCTTTTTCGTCTTATCCTGAgaacatatagatacatatagacatgggtgtatgtatacatatatgtgtgtacatgtgtgtatgtatatgtgaatatatagtGCATCTACACACAtgtggcatatatacatatatgtttatacctacatatgtatacatgtacacagtcacacacacacagaggcaaggTGACTTAGAGAGGAGAACACGCTAGCAGCTCAGGgaagaggatcagaaaaggcagAAGGTGGCAtcgagctgagtcttaaagaaaacaTGAGTTCTAAGAGGTGGGGGTGAGCAGCTACATTCCCTAGCTATGGGAGATGGACAAGATAAAGACTAAAAGATGAGAGAGTATATGATGCATAattaacagtttaaaaaaagcCATTCTGAATGGATGATAGCATGCACAGAGGGGAGTAATACATAATaaagctgaaaaggtaggttggtaCCATGCTGTGAGTGCTTTAGATGCTGAACAAATTGCTTCatgtttgatcttagaggtaacagAGAACCATAGgagtttactgaggaggaaaaCGATATGATGCAACTTGTTCTtaaggaaaacaactctgagtgcTGGATAGAGGATAGATTAGAAAGGGGACAGACTTGAAGTAAGGaaaccagttagaaggctattgtatCCTATTTGCTGgtgacatgatggtttacttagaaaagtctggagaatcagcaaagaaagtAATTGAAATGGCCAACAGTTTCAGCAAAGTagcaagattaaaaaaataataaacccaCCAAAAAATCAATATCATTTCTATTTAACATTAACAGAATCCAGAAGGGACTAATAGAAATGGAAGTTCtgttcaaaataactacaaaattcaTAAAAGATTTTGCAGTCTACCAAAGTACACTCAATAACTACAGAAATGTAATTACAAaatgcttctttaaaaaataaggtaTAACTTAAATAATTGGGAAGATACTCAGTAGTCATGGTTGAGCCattgctaatataataaaaatgacaatactacctagaTTTTAGTGCCATACTAATTATGCTAATAAGGGAATACTTTAGAGAGGtagacaaaaataacaaaatggatttgaaggaacaaaagatctagaatatcaaggggaatCCCAAAAAAGTAAGAACAGGGGGAAATAGTATTTCGATACCTCACATGATATcagtaatcaacaaaacaattttgTACTCATTAGAAAATAGAAATGTATTCCAGAGGAAGCAGTGATGAGACCTTGAACTAAGTTGGCAACTGTACGGATCGAAAGGTGGTGctatggagatagaaatgacaagatttggaaactgagctAGGTATGGGATATGTTGAATTTTAAATA from Trichosurus vulpecula isolate mTriVul1 chromosome 8, mTriVul1.pri, whole genome shotgun sequence harbors:
- the SPOCK2 gene encoding testican-2, producing MSAGGFGLRLLLLPLLLIAAPAPSSAEGDPKGVKDGETPGNFMEDEQWLSSISQYSGKIKHWNRFRDEVEDDYIKSWEDNQQGDEALDTTKDPCQKVKCSRHKVCIAQGYQRAMCISRKKLEHRIKQPTLKFHENKEGFCKPCHMAQLASVCGSDGHTYNSVCKLEQQACLTSKQLTVKCEGQCPCPTEQAPASTTDTKQETCTGQDLADLGDRLRDWFQLLHENSKQNGTASAGANPAGGLDKSLGASCKDSIGWMFSKLDTSNDLFLDQSELAAINLDKYEICIRPFFNSCDTYKDGRVSTAEWCFCFWREKPPCLAELERIQIQEAAKKKPGIFIPSCDEDGYYRKMQCDQSSGDCWCVDQMGQELTGTRIHGSPDCDDIVGFSGDFGSGVGWEDEEEKETEEAGEEAEEEEGEAGEADDGGYIW